The Anaerolineae bacterium genome contains the following window.
TAACACCAGCACCCCGGCGCTTAACATCAGCAAAAATGTGACCAGGTGGGTCAAGGACACGGTTTGTCCCAGCCGGATCAGGGCAACCGCCAACACAACCAGGCCCAGGGCCAGGTCAAGCAAGGCCAGGGGCCGCCAGTAGCGAAAACTGGCTAAAAACTGCGCGTCTACCGGCCGCAGCAGCGTAAAATCAAACTGGCCGTTGTGAATCTCGCCTTCCATCCCGGCCAGGGCGTCCAGGCTGGGGGCGATGAATAAGGCTTGCAGCGCGCCCACCACCAGGTAAACGCCCAACAAGGTGAGGGTTTGGGCCATATCCCAGCCGCGCACCGAGTCAACCTGGCCAAACAACACCACCACGCCCAATACGCCCGTACCCAAATTAAGCAGTGAATGTAGCAGGCTCAACCAAAAATTGACCCGGTAGGCCAGCTCACCCAGGGCCGAGGCCCGCATAAATTGGCCGATCAAACGGATGTAACGCATGCTCAACCTCCCACCGCTTTGTAATGTTTTAGGCCCAGCCGCCATAAAACAGCAAACAAAATCAGCGCGGCCAGCAGCCAGCCGGTTTGCCAGGCAAAGCCTAGCCATAAGTTCGCGCCTTGAAGCTGGCCGGTGAGCACTTCTACCGGAAAGCCGACCATGTAACGGAACGGCAAGATCACTGCCGCGGCCTGCATGAGGCCGGGCAAAAGTAGGATAGGCGCGACCTGGCCGCCCAACAAAAAGACTAAAGAATCTTGCAGGGCCAACAGACCGTCGGCGCGGGCGGCCCAAAAGGCCAACAGGGCCAGCCAATAGCCCCACAAAAAACGCAGCGCCCAGGCCAGCGCCAGGGCCGGAATAAAGGCCAGCGCATTGGGCCAGGTCAGTTCCAGCTCCGGGCGCAAAAGCAGGGCCAACAGCGCCGCCACCGGCAGCACAAAGATCATGTAAACCACCTTGCCCGCCGCCTCCGCCGAAAGGGTGTGGTAGATGGGCGATAGGGGCCGCAGCAGCAGGGTGTTGATACTGCCCACCCGAATCAGATCGCCCACGGTCCAGTTGGTTTGGGCGTAAGTCAGTTGATTGACCAGGATCAGGGCCAGGTAATAGGCCACAAACTCGCCCCGGGTCAGCCCGCCGATGGTCTGCCCGCCGGCCGCGGTAGACCAAACAAAGAGGTAAATCAAGGGGGGGATCATCCAGCCAAAGGCCAGCACAAAAAAGAAACTGCGATGTTGCAGCCACGATAACCAGGTGCTTTTAATCAAAGCCCAACCGCCGCGATGGTTCATAAGGTTTCCTCCAAGGGGAAGATGGTCAATATACTAAATGGGCAAAAGCTACTGTCTTTCATTACCTTGATAAATCGAAGGAGTTTTCCCCGCTTCTCCCGTAAATTTGATCAATCACCGCCTCAATGGGCGGGTCTTCCACGGTCAGGTCGGCCACCGGCAGGGTATTGAGCAAATGCGCGGTAAGGGTCGCGGTATCGGCGCGGGCCACGCGCAGGGTAAATTGCCCGTTGTCTTGCTCAACCAGGTCGGCTCCGGCCGGCACGTCCACGGGACCAACTTGGCCGCTGCGCAAGGCCACCCGCAGCAGTTTGAAGGGGGCCAGCCGCTCGGCCAATCCTTTTAAATTACCATCGTAAAGTAAGCGGCCATGATGGATGAGAATGACCCGCGGGCACAGCGCCACTACATCGGCCATGTAATGGCTGGTGAGCATCACGGTTGAGCCGTAGCGCCGGTTATATTCGGCCAGAAAACGCCGCAGCCGCCCCTGCATCGAAACATCCAGTCCCAGGGTCGGCTCGTCCAAAAACAAAACCCGGGGCCGGTAGAGTAACCCGGCCACCAACTCGCACTTCATGCGCTCGCCCAGCGACAGGTTGCGCACCGGCTTGGCCAGCAAATCCGGCATGTCCAG
Protein-coding sequences here:
- a CDS encoding ABC-2 family transporter protein — protein: MRYIRLIGQFMRASALGELAYRVNFWLSLLHSLLNLGTGVLGVVVLFGQVDSVRGWDMAQTLTLLGVYLVVGALQALFIAPSLDALAGMEGEIHNGQFDFTLLRPVDAQFLASFRYWRPLALLDLALGLVVLAVALIRLGQTVSLTHLVTFLLMLSAGVLVLYAILLAFTALVFWHPGFFFTWVFNGLFQLARYPVDLYPGWLRLVLTWVVPVGIMTTAPAQALTGALSPGMLAASLALALAFLAGASALFRVGLRQYASVSS
- a CDS encoding ATP-binding cassette domain-containing protein, giving the protein MFEPQIVVQNLCKTYRVPEREPGLIASLKSLARRAYRRVEAVRDITFTIETGEMVGFIGPNGAGKTTTLKMLAGLLHPTAGQARVAGFIPWRRENSYLRSISMVLGNKSQMLWDIPPLDTFRVLAEIYRVPPANFHQTLAELVDLLDMPDLLAKPVRNLSLGERMKCELVAGLLYRPRVLFLDEPTLGLDVSMQGRLRRFLAEYNRRYGSTVMLTSHYMADVVALCPRVILIHHGRLLYDGNLKGLAERLAPFKLLRVALRSGQVGPVDVPAGADLVEQDNGQFTLRVARADTATLTAHLLNTLPVADLTVEDPPIEAVIDQIYGRSGENSFDLSR
- a CDS encoding ABC-2 family transporter protein, with translation MNHRGGWALIKSTWLSWLQHRSFFFVLAFGWMIPPLIYLFVWSTAAGGQTIGGLTRGEFVAYYLALILVNQLTYAQTNWTVGDLIRVGSINTLLLRPLSPIYHTLSAEAAGKVVYMIFVLPVAALLALLLRPELELTWPNALAFIPALALAWALRFLWGYWLALLAFWAARADGLLALQDSLVFLLGGQVAPILLLPGLMQAAAVILPFRYMVGFPVEVLTGQLQGANLWLGFAWQTGWLLAALILFAVLWRLGLKHYKAVGG